Proteins co-encoded in one Campylobacter concisus genomic window:
- a CDS encoding MBOAT family O-acyltransferase, which produces MLFNSYEFIFLFLPFTFFIYFYLNKKRLTELAKGFLVLSSLFFYSWWNVIYLPLILGSMLFNYCFGVKLNKEDSKISKKFILILGIVANLMLLGYFKYSDFFISNVNFIFNTHIPHLNLLLPLAISFFTFQQIAYLVDSAMGGGTRQYDFLNYCLFVTFFPQLIAGPIVHHKEMMPQFANARNKIINYKNIALGLFIFSIGLFKKVVIADTFAVWVTNGFDKANVLNLFEAWATSLSYTFQLYFDFSGYCDMAIGAALLFNIKLPINFNSPYKALNIQDFWHRWHITLSRFLRDYIYIPLGGNRRGKFRTYINLMTTFIIGGIWHGAGWTFVFWGFLHGVALVIHRIWSELGFKLNKFVAWFITFNFVNIAWVFFRAKDWDDALKVLKGMFGLSGIVLPNFLAAKLEFLSKYGISFNGFIERIGDKSTFLFILFGFILALAFKNLTEKMANFKPNYLKIINLIVILLLSFYSMIAVKTEFLYFNF; this is translated from the coding sequence ATGCTTTTTAACTCTTATGAATTTATATTTTTATTCTTGCCATTTACATTTTTTATATACTTTTATCTAAATAAAAAGCGCCTTACAGAATTGGCAAAAGGCTTTTTGGTTCTGTCATCTCTCTTTTTTTACAGCTGGTGGAACGTCATTTATCTACCGCTAATCTTAGGCTCCATGTTGTTTAACTACTGCTTTGGAGTGAAGCTAAACAAAGAAGATAGTAAAATTTCTAAAAAATTTATTCTTATACTAGGTATTGTGGCAAATTTAATGCTACTTGGATATTTTAAATATTCGGACTTCTTTATAAGCAATGTAAATTTTATCTTTAACACTCATATACCTCATTTAAATTTACTTTTACCTCTTGCGATCTCGTTTTTTACTTTTCAGCAAATAGCCTATTTAGTCGATAGTGCTATGGGGGGGGGTACGAGGCAGTATGACTTTTTAAACTACTGCTTATTTGTTACCTTTTTTCCGCAGCTAATCGCTGGTCCGATCGTGCATCACAAAGAGATGATGCCGCAGTTTGCAAATGCTAGAAATAAAATAATTAATTATAAAAATATAGCACTTGGACTATTTATATTTTCAATAGGCCTTTTTAAAAAGGTAGTTATCGCTGATACTTTTGCTGTTTGGGTAACAAATGGTTTTGACAAGGCGAATGTTTTAAATTTATTTGAAGCATGGGCAACCAGCCTAAGCTATACATTTCAGCTATACTTTGACTTTAGCGGGTACTGCGATATGGCTATAGGCGCGGCGCTTCTTTTTAATATAAAGCTTCCAATAAATTTTAACTCACCTTATAAAGCCTTAAATATCCAGGATTTTTGGCACAGGTGGCATATAACATTAAGTAGATTCTTGAGAGACTATATTTATATCCCGCTAGGAGGTAATCGAAGAGGAAAATTTCGAACTTATATAAATTTAATGACGACTTTTATAATAGGCGGCATTTGGCACGGTGCGGGTTGGACATTTGTATTTTGGGGATTTTTGCATGGCGTTGCCTTGGTTATTCATAGAATTTGGAGCGAGCTGGGCTTTAAACTAAATAAATTCGTAGCTTGGTTTATAACCTTTAACTTCGTAAATATCGCATGGGTCTTTTTTAGAGCCAAGGACTGGGACGACGCTTTAAAGGTACTAAAAGGGATGTTTGGGCTTAGTGGAATAGTTTTGCCAAATTTTCTAGCAGCAAAGCTTGAGTTTTTATCTAAATATGGAATTAGTTTTAATGGCTTTATAGAAAGAATCGGGGATAAAAGCACATTTTTATTTATTTTATTTGGTTTTATTTTGGCTTTAGCCTTTAAAAACCTTACAGAAAAGATGGCTAATTTTAAACCAAATTACCTGAAAATAATTAATCTCATAGTTATCCTACTGCTATCATTTTACTCAATGATAGCAGTAAAAACAGAATTTCTATACTTTAATTTTTAG